From Rhodamnia argentea isolate NSW1041297 chromosome 10, ASM2092103v1, whole genome shotgun sequence, a single genomic window includes:
- the LOC115753899 gene encoding transcription repressor OFP13-like: protein MKLLSLSSKNNHHYAVPDMASTWPWPYCHQPRTLSFRDADPVFKTINSAFDTSGSPSFHVAAPSSEESPSFSTAPSELPDDQANDDADVESLIRGARSERRLFFEPSRGDTSSILADQRSMSNARANEDGCEANEGEGEDDPDDDDVEFKKEKVTLLAMESRDPYEDFRKSMEEMVEAHGIKSDDWPLLEELLCWYLRVNDRDNHGYIYGAFVDLLVHGDRRCRRRRRRRQCRLPGHHSPSSSLSLYNTSSPSLSSSSSSSSSSAPRVSASEAEETVSSESTPGSSSSSASSSGVSLEVVEDEGRHAS, encoded by the coding sequence ATGAaactcctctccctctcttccaaGAACAACCACCACTACGCAGTCCCCGACATGGCATCGACCTGGCCGTGGCCTTACTGCCACCAACCCCGCACCCTCTCCTTCCGCGACGCCGACCCCGTCTTCAAGACGATCAACTCCGCCTTCGACACCTCCGGCTCCCCCTCCTTCCACGTCGCCGCCCCCTCCTCGGAAGAGTCCCCTAGCTTCTCCACCGCCCCTTCCGAGCTGCCCGATGACCAGGCCAACGACGACGCCGACGTCGAGTCCCTCATCCGCGGCGCCCGCTCCGAGCGCCGGCTCTTCTTCGAGCCGAGCCGGGGCGACACCAGCTCCATCCTCGCCGACCAGCGCTCCATGTCGAATGCGAGAGCGAATGAAGACGGTTGCGAGGCGaacgagggcgagggcgaggacgaccccgacgacgacgacgtggAGTTTAAGAAGGAGAAGGTGACGCTGCTGGCGATGGAGTCGAGAGACCCGTACGAGGACTTCAGGAAGTCGATGGAGGAGATGGTGGAGGCTCACGGCATCAAGAGCGACGACTGGCCGCTCCTCGAAGAGCTCCTCTGTTGGTACTTGCGGGTCAACGACCGGGACAACCACGGCTACATCTACGGCGCCTTCGTGGACTTGCTCGTCCACGGCGatcgccgctgccgccgccgccgccgccgtcgtcagTGCCGCCTCCCCGGCCACCATTCTCCTTCGTCCTCGTTGTCTCTGTACAACACCTCGTCCCCGTCGCTGTCCTCCTCTTCATCGTCGTCCTCCTCGTCCGCGCCCCGCGTCTCCGCTTCGGAAGCAGAGGAAACCGTCAGCAGCGAAAGCACGCcaggctcctcctcctcctcggcctcgtCGTCGGGAGTCTCTTTGGAGGTGGTGGAAGACGAAGGGCGACATGCGTCGTAG
- the LOC115753901 gene encoding probable CCR4-associated factor 1 homolog 11, with the protein MSYAQSKPILIRSVVSSNLEFEFGLIRSVVDRYPIISMDTEFPGTVIRPGPGGPPLPPESNYGLLKANVDRMHMIQIGLTLSDGEGNLPDFGTKYVYIWEFNFRDFDVARDAQNPDSVAMLRNQGINFEMNRLMGAESVRFGELLMSSGLVCNDEVSWVTFHCAYDFGYLVKTLTQRDLPDRLEDFLKLVRIYFGPKVFDVKHLIRFCENLYGGLDRVCTALGVERIVGQSHQAGSDSLLTLHAFHKIRKVHFSDVARLEKYANVLHGLDVSSKS; encoded by the coding sequence ATGAGCTACGCGCAATCGAAGCCGATTTTGATCCGCTCTGTCGTCTCCTCCAACCTCGAATTCGAGTTCGGATTGATCCGATCCGTCGTCGACCGCTATCCGATCATCTCCATGGACACGGAGTTCCCGGGCACCGTGATCCGGCCCGGCCCCGGCGGTCCCCCCCTTCCGCCGGAGAGCAACTACGGCCTCCTCAAGGCGAACGTCGACCGGATGCACATGATCCAGATCGGGCTTACGTTGTCCGACGGCGAGGGAAACCTGCCCGATTTTGGCACCAAGTACGTCTATATCTGGGAGTTCAATTTTAGGGATTTCGATGTGGCGCGCGACGCGCAGAACCCGGACTCCGTCGCGATGCTCCGGAACCAGGGGATCAATTTTGAGATGAACAGGCTGATGGGTGCCGAGTCGGTCCGGTTTGGCGAGCTGTTGATGTCGTCGGGGCTCGTCTGCAACGACGAGGTGAGTTGGGTCACCTTCCACTGCGCGTATGATTTCGGTTATTTGGTCAAGACCTTGACGCAGCGAGACTTGCCGGACAGATTGGAGGATTTCTTGAAGCTGGTTAGGATATATTTTGGCCCTAAGGTTTTTGATGTTAAGCATTTGATTAGGTTTTGCGAGAATTTGTATGGAGGGTTGGATAGGGTGTGTACAGCGCTTGGGGTGGAGAGGATTGTAGGGCAGTCGCACCAGGCCGGGTCAGATAGCTTGTTGACTCTGCACGCTTTTCATAAGATCAGAAAAGTTCACTTTAGTGATGTTGCTCGGCTTGAGAAGTATGCAAATGTTTTGCATGGTCTGGATGTATCCTCTAAATCTTGA
- the LOC115753902 gene encoding protein GL2-INTERACTING REPRESSOR 1, translated as MALEAQFKPHQDHVVDGAPPVRRVGSCTASSLAAALRRAAPAPVALGLSPSPCPLPLGSRKFPDLLRQERYTNLDSRPNNMSRRNGNGPKLDLKLNLSPPRPGPRAESPARSATVSPTSPPSSCVSSELNQDESSLRYSNSPEATSMVLVGCPRCLMYVMLSEDEPKCPKCKSTVLLDFLHDNNNTSHTMRTRKS; from the exons ATGGCCTTAGAGGCCCAATTCAAACCACATCAAGACCATGTTGTTGATGGTGCACCACCGGTTAGAAGGGTCGGCTCTTGCACTGCTTCGAGCCTAGCTGCCGCCCTCCGACGAGCCGCCCCAGCCCCGGTCGCCCTCGGTCTCTCCCCGAGCCCCTGTCCTCTCCCTCTTGGTTCGCGAAAGTTCCCCGATCTTTTAAG ACAGGAGAGATATACTAATTTGGACAGCAGACCGAATAACATGAGTCGCCGGAATGGCAACGGCCCCAAGCTCGACTTGAAGCTGAACCTGTCCCCGCCGAGGCCCGGCCCGAGGGCGGAGTCCCCGGCCCGGTCGGCGACGGTGTCGCCCACCTCCCCGCCGAGCTCGTGCGTGTCGTCGGAGCTCAACCAGGACGAGTCCTCCCTGCGCTACTCCAACAGCCCGGAGGCCACGTCGATGGTGCTCGTGGGGTGCCCGAGATGCCTCATGTACGTGATGCTCTCGGAGGACGAGCCCAAGTGCCCCAAGTGCAAGAGCACCGTCTTGCTCGATTTCCTCCATGACAACAACAACACCAGCCACACCATGAGGACCAGGAAGAGCTAG